The proteins below come from a single Streptomyces tubercidicus genomic window:
- the nhaA gene encoding Na+/H+ antiporter NhaA, which yields MSAPRNRRAPFLGRLSLPERNFVAEALRAETVGGVLLLAAAVAALIWANTLGASYEAVRGFHLGPAALGLDLSLQHWAANGLLAVFFFVAGIELKRELVAGELRDPKAAALPVIAAICGMAVPALVYFAVNSIGGGSLQGWAVPTATDIAFALAVLAVIGTSLPAALRAFLLTLAVVDDLFAILIIAIFFTSKINFLALGLAVAGLVIFYLLLRKGVRGWYVYVPLALVIWALMENSGVHATIAGVAMGLMLRCTRREGEKESPGEHIEHLVRPLSAGLAVPLFALFSAGVSISGGAVHEVFTRPETLGVVLGLVVGKALGIFGGTWCTARFTKAELNPDLKWPDVFAVASLAGIGFTVSLLIGELAFSEDLVLADEIKAAVLIGSLLAAVCAGTLLKVRNTKYKKLCEDEERDEDQDGIPDIYELDQPEYHLRMAAIHEAKAAEHRRLAEVASDSHAGDDGPA from the coding sequence ATGAGCGCCCCCCGGAACCGCCGCGCCCCCTTCCTCGGACGGCTGTCGCTTCCCGAGCGGAACTTCGTCGCGGAGGCGCTACGCGCCGAAACCGTCGGCGGCGTTCTCCTCCTCGCCGCCGCCGTAGCCGCTCTGATCTGGGCAAACACCCTCGGCGCAAGCTACGAGGCGGTCCGCGGCTTCCATCTGGGGCCCGCCGCGCTGGGACTGGACCTGTCCCTCCAGCACTGGGCCGCCAACGGGCTGCTCGCGGTCTTCTTCTTTGTCGCCGGTATCGAGCTCAAACGCGAACTGGTCGCCGGTGAGCTGCGTGACCCCAAGGCCGCCGCGCTCCCCGTGATCGCCGCGATCTGCGGAATGGCGGTCCCGGCGCTCGTCTACTTCGCCGTCAACAGCATCGGCGGCGGCTCGCTGCAGGGCTGGGCGGTCCCGACCGCCACCGATATCGCCTTCGCGCTCGCCGTGCTCGCCGTGATCGGTACGTCCCTGCCCGCCGCGCTGCGCGCCTTCCTGCTGACCCTCGCCGTCGTCGACGACCTCTTCGCGATCCTGATCATCGCGATCTTCTTCACCTCGAAGATCAACTTCCTGGCGCTGGGGCTCGCCGTCGCCGGCCTGGTGATCTTCTATCTGCTGCTGCGCAAGGGCGTCCGCGGCTGGTACGTCTACGTGCCGCTCGCGCTGGTCATCTGGGCGCTGATGGAGAACAGCGGGGTGCACGCCACCATCGCGGGCGTCGCCATGGGCCTGATGCTGCGCTGCACCCGGCGCGAGGGCGAGAAGGAGTCCCCGGGCGAACACATCGAGCATCTGGTCCGCCCGCTCTCGGCCGGCCTCGCCGTGCCGCTGTTCGCCCTCTTCTCCGCCGGGGTGTCCATATCCGGCGGTGCGGTCCACGAGGTCTTCACCCGGCCGGAGACGCTCGGGGTCGTGCTCGGACTGGTGGTGGGCAAGGCGCTCGGCATCTTCGGCGGCACGTGGTGCACCGCCCGCTTCACCAAGGCCGAACTCAACCCCGACCTCAAGTGGCCGGATGTCTTCGCCGTCGCCTCTCTGGCCGGCATCGGCTTCACCGTCTCCCTGCTCATCGGCGAACTCGCCTTCTCCGAGGACCTGGTGCTGGCCGACGAGATCAAGGCAGCGGTGCTGATCGGGTCGCTGCTGGCGGCCGTCTGCGCCGGGACCCTCCTCAAGGTCCGCAACACCAAGTACAAGAAGCTCTGCGAGGACGAGGAGCGGGACGAGGACCAGGACGGCATCCCCGACATCTACGAACTCGACCAGCCGGAGTACCACCTGCGGATGGCGGCGATCCACGAAGCCAAGGCCGCCGAGCACCGTCGGCTTGCCGAAGTGGCCTCGGACTCGCATGCCGGAGACGATGGTCCGGCATGA
- a CDS encoding phage holin family protein — protein sequence MSAVHDGTDRSLGQLVATATAEMSALVHDEIALAKAEFRQDAKRAGIGSAAFMVAGALALFALPVLSFAAAYGIHNLGLGLAWSFLIVGGAFLVLAGLLALIAMAKMKKIKKPEKSINSAKETAAVLQKAKPHPRVAPVEHPVLESVTRSSV from the coding sequence ATGAGCGCAGTCCACGACGGCACGGACCGCAGCCTCGGACAGCTGGTGGCCACGGCCACGGCCGAAATGTCCGCGCTGGTGCACGACGAGATCGCGCTGGCCAAGGCGGAGTTCCGGCAGGACGCCAAGCGCGCGGGCATCGGCAGTGCCGCGTTCATGGTGGCCGGCGCGCTGGCACTGTTCGCGCTGCCGGTGCTGAGCTTCGCGGCGGCGTACGGCATCCACAACCTCGGTCTCGGGCTCGCCTGGTCCTTCCTGATCGTGGGAGGCGCCTTCCTGGTCCTCGCCGGACTGCTGGCCCTCATCGCGATGGCCAAGATGAAGAAGATCAAGAAGCCGGAGAAGTCCATCAACTCCGCCAAGGAGACCGCGGCCGTACTCCAGAAGGCCAAGCCGCACCCGCGCGTGGCGCCCGTGGAGCACCCGGTGCTGGAGTCTGTGACACGCTCATCGGTATGA
- a CDS encoding alpha/beta fold hydrolase, producing the protein MTAPDSTASVVRLGIPGGAEVSHRDVAANGARFHIAEMGDGPLVLLLHGFPQFWWTWRHQMPALAEAGFRAVAMDLRGVGGSDRTPRGYDPANLALDITGVIRSLGEPDAALVGHDLGGYLAWTAAVMRPKLVRRLAVASMPHPRRWRSAMLSDVRQSAQSSHIWNFQRPWLPERALTADDAALVGRMIRDWSGPRLPDDDALAVYRRAMSIPSTAHCSIEPYRWMVRSMARPDGLQFNRRMKMPVRVPTLHLHGSLDPVMRTRSAAGSGEYVEAPYRWRLFDGLGHFPHEEDPVAFSTELINWLKDPEPDR; encoded by the coding sequence ATGACAGCCCCTGACAGCACCGCCTCGGTCGTACGGCTCGGCATCCCCGGCGGGGCCGAGGTGTCGCACCGTGATGTCGCGGCCAATGGCGCCCGCTTCCACATCGCGGAGATGGGCGACGGCCCCCTGGTGCTGCTGCTGCACGGCTTTCCGCAGTTCTGGTGGACCTGGCGGCATCAGATGCCGGCGCTCGCCGAGGCGGGCTTCCGGGCGGTGGCGATGGATCTGCGGGGCGTCGGCGGCAGCGACCGCACCCCGCGCGGCTACGACCCGGCGAACCTCGCTCTGGACATCACCGGCGTCATCCGGTCCCTGGGCGAGCCGGACGCCGCGCTCGTCGGGCACGATCTGGGCGGCTATCTCGCCTGGACGGCGGCGGTGATGCGGCCCAAACTGGTGCGCCGGCTGGCGGTGGCCTCGATGCCGCATCCGCGGCGCTGGCGCTCGGCGATGCTCTCCGACGTCCGGCAGAGCGCCCAAAGTTCGCACATCTGGAACTTCCAGCGGCCCTGGCTGCCGGAGCGCGCGCTGACGGCGGACGACGCGGCGCTCGTGGGGCGGATGATCCGCGACTGGTCCGGCCCCAGGCTGCCGGACGACGACGCGCTGGCGGTATACCGGCGGGCGATGAGCATCCCCTCGACGGCGCACTGCTCGATCGAGCCGTACCGCTGGATGGTGCGCTCGATGGCCCGCCCCGACGGTCTCCAGTTCAACCGCCGGATGAAGATGCCCGTACGGGTCCCGACGCTGCATCTGCACGGCTCGCTGGACCCGGTGATGCGCACCCGCAGCGCGGCCGGCTCCGGCGAGTACGTCGAGGCGCCGTACCGCTGGCGGCTCTTCGACGGCCTGGGGCACTTCCCGCACGAGGAGGACCCGGTGGCGTTCTCCACGGAGCTGATCAACTGGCTGAAGGACCCCGAACCTGACCGCTGA
- a CDS encoding MarP family serine protease gives MNVLDILLLVAAVWFAIIGYRQGFVVGILSVIGFLGGGLIAVYLLPVIWNEITGEATPGSFAAIAAVAIVIVCASVGQALTTHLGNKLRRHITWSPARALDATGGALVNVLAMLLVAWLIGSALAGTSMPTLGKEVRNSKVLLGVSRVLPEQAGTWFADFSSVLAQNGFPQVFTPFSNEPINNVPAPDPRLATSPVAAQAKRSIVKVVGTAPSCGKVVEGSGFVFGRHRVMTNAHVVGGVREPTVQVGGEGRTYDAKVVLFDWRRDIAVLDVPSLKAPALQFTNGDAESGNSAIVAGFPENGGYDVRAARVRGRVQAPGADIYKRDTVSRDVYSLYATVRQGNSGGPLLTPQGKVYGVVFAKSRDDSRTGYALTADEVREDVTKGRTAQQQVDSQGCAI, from the coding sequence GTGAACGTCCTGGACATTTTGTTGCTGGTCGCGGCCGTGTGGTTCGCCATCATCGGCTATCGGCAAGGGTTTGTCGTCGGCATCCTGTCCGTGATCGGCTTCCTCGGGGGCGGCCTGATCGCGGTCTATCTGCTGCCGGTGATCTGGAATGAGATCACCGGGGAGGCGACCCCCGGCTCCTTCGCGGCCATCGCCGCGGTCGCCATCGTGATCGTGTGCGCATCCGTGGGCCAGGCGCTCACCACCCATCTGGGCAACAAACTGCGCCGCCACATCACCTGGTCACCGGCGAGAGCGCTGGATGCGACCGGCGGCGCGCTGGTCAACGTCCTGGCGATGCTGCTGGTCGCCTGGCTGATCGGCTCGGCGCTGGCCGGTACCTCCATGCCGACGCTCGGCAAGGAGGTCCGTAACTCCAAGGTGCTGCTCGGCGTGTCCAGGGTGCTGCCCGAGCAGGCCGGCACCTGGTTCGCTGACTTCTCCTCGGTCCTCGCCCAGAACGGCTTCCCGCAGGTCTTCACGCCCTTCTCCAACGAGCCGATCAACAACGTCCCGGCGCCCGACCCCCGGCTGGCCACCAGCCCGGTCGCGGCGCAGGCCAAGCGCAGCATCGTCAAGGTCGTCGGCACGGCCCCCAGCTGCGGCAAGGTCGTCGAAGGCAGCGGTTTCGTCTTCGGCCGGCACCGCGTGATGACCAACGCCCATGTCGTCGGCGGGGTGCGCGAACCGACCGTCCAGGTAGGCGGCGAGGGCCGTACGTACGACGCCAAGGTCGTGCTCTTCGACTGGCGACGCGATATCGCGGTCCTGGACGTGCCCTCGCTCAAGGCCCCGGCGCTCCAGTTCACCAACGGGGACGCGGAGAGCGGCAACAGCGCCATCGTCGCCGGCTTCCCGGAGAACGGCGGCTACGACGTCCGCGCCGCCCGGGTCCGCGGCCGCGTCCAGGCCCCCGGCGCGGACATCTACAAGCGCGACACGGTCAGCCGCGATGTCTACTCCCTCTACGCCACGGTCCGGCAGGGCAACTCCGGCGGCCCGCTGCTCACCCCGCAGGGCAAGGTCTACGGCGTCGTCTTCGCGAAGTCGCGGGACGACTCACGCACCGGCTACGCGCTGACCGCCGACGAGGTCCGCGAGGACGTCACCAAGGGGCGTACGGCCCAGCAGCAGGTCGACAGCCAGGGCTGCGCGATCTAA